Within the Equus przewalskii isolate Varuska chromosome 1, EquPr2, whole genome shotgun sequence genome, the region ttttatttctttttactaattAGTATGGATCAAAGCAGACACGTCTGAGGGCCACCTGTGGGGCTCCAGTTGGCAGTCTTTGATGCAGGCACAGGGGCTGAGTCGCTCAGTGTCACAAGCTGCGGCAGAGGGTCAGGCTGTGGTCCCTGGGCCCCAGAGGCCCTGCGGATGGAGGTCTTGTCGCCGAGATGGCACAGAGCAGTGAAACGTCGTGAACAACTGAGTGAGGCACAGCACAGAGCTGGAGACCTGGGGACATGGGGCCGGCATGGCAGTGACTCATGCACCAGCCACCAAAGACTGGACAGAAACGAGAACGTGCAGCTGGTCAGCGAGGACACCGAGCTGCCCCGGCCACCCACTCCTTGGCACTGCAGAAGCTCCCCAAATTTCGGTGCAACCCCTAGAAAGAGGTCATAATGGGCTCAGAAACCATAAATTGTGGTTTGTCTCCTGCCGTGTGTGGGGGAGGTCCAGGCAGGAGTTGGGCTCACGTCTGGGTCTGCCGTCTTGCTTCCCCCAGCAACGCTCGGAATGGACTTCCTTCCCAGGCGTGCCGTCGAGGGGCCCCGTCATCAGAGCAGATCGATACTTTTCTTGAAAACCAAATTCCAAATACTTTCTGACTGTGAGGAAAGAGTGTGAAAACGGCAGTAGTCTCAGAGATGCGCGCTGCTGAGCTCTGAGGCCTACAGTAGCCGGAAAGTTGGGTTCGTTGGGGAAATAGCTCAAACCCTCATTAAGAATCTAAATTATTTATTCCTGCACAGTCATTAGCGGGACCACGAGGTCAGGTCTCCAGGTCCAGCAGTGCCACCAGGAGGCTATTGATTacagctggagaggaagggacaaGAGACGGCTTGTCTTCGGCCCTGGCTAACACTGTGCCCGGCCCCAAGCATCAGGGACGGAACACCCAGTCCTGGGAGGCGGCTGCTGCCTTCGTCTGCAAGGCTGGAGTAGGAAGGCCCAGCAGGCAggaaaaataaggagaaacaAAGTGTTCGGTGGTGGTAAGTGTAAAGAGCAAAATTTTTCCTCCTTATTATGAGACCCCAACGCAGTCGCACATTCACAGTATTCTCCAGGGAGCTCTGTAAAAGGAAACGCGTGTGTGAAACTGCGTCCCCTGAGCCTGGAGAGGACCTGGGACCAGCACCTCGCTGGAAAACAGGAAGATCTGTTTGAATCAAGAGTCACAGTGCGGAGCCGGGCTGGTGTCCCGATTGAGCAACTGTGCATCCATCTCAGGCGCTCTCAGCCTTGGAGTCTCTCCATCCTAGTGGCTCTCCAGCTCTTCCGCAATGCCAGTGACAAACGGGGGTGTGAGGCGAGGCGTCCGCAGGACGACGCCCAGTGACCCACAGGGATGACTGAAAAGAGACAAGGGCAATTGGCAGCCGTGCACCCTCGTGGACCTCAGAATACGCAGATGGTGTGCACAGCTCTGACCGTCACCGTGACTGCTCGCCTTCCCGATGCTCGGCCTccacctcccagctcctccccctgCACCAGCTGCACCTGTTCCCCACGGCAGCCAGGAGCATCTTAGATCCAAGCCACGGCTCGTCGCCTCTGTTACAACCTTCCAGGGCTCTCTCTTGCACTTGCAATAAAACCCAGGCTTCTTGCCACAGCCTGTGAGGTCTGCTGATGTGTCACAGATGAACAAAGCTGGACGCCAGCTACAACAGTGAGGACACATTTTAATCAGCTATAACTTTTGCTATAGGAAAGAGTCCATCGTGAACTGAACTGATCCCGGATTTGTAGAGGCGAATGAGGGAGTCAGGAGCGGGGCAGAGGGCCCACCGCAGTCAGGGTGGGAAAAATTACCGGGGGCCAGTCAGTGTAGATGCAATTGGGCCTGGGTTGGGCCTGCTGTGTTGCCGCTGGCAGCCATCGGTGAGGGTTCTGCCCTCCCAGAGACTCGGAGGGCCTGCGGGCCCACCCAGGTATTGGCTGGAAGAAACAGCCAGTCTTCCTGGCAGCCTTGAATGTGCCCAGCAGGCATGGGGCTGGGGGCACCTGAGCTATCAGAGGCCAGGTTATTGTTCCTCCAGGTCTTTACAGGTTTGGTCTCGGCCAGGTCGAGGAAGGGGCTCAGAGGGGCCTGGCTAGAGTGTGGCCGAGGAGAGaatctggtccctgccctccccacctcactcccTCCTCACAAGACCCTCCACCTTCCCAACACACTGGTTGGCCCTCCCTCCCCGCTAGAGGGCTTTTGTGCTCACGCTGGTTTCTCTGCCCCCTCTGTCATTTGGACGTTCCGTACCAGCGCATATTTTACGATGCAGCCTGAATGTCGCCTCCTCCCAGATACCTCTGCTGATGGCCCTACGGAAAGTAGGCCCTTGCTGttcatctctgtctcctctgccttgttactgttttctgtcttcctgttgggctgtaaactccatgaagatGAGGATCAGGTCTCTCTTCATCATCACTATATCCCAGAGGTCTACCATCGGCCAGAACAGGTAAATAAAGACCTGCCGAATGAAACATCGACGCagaataaccaataaccattctgtAGATAAGAGAAACAAGGTGAGTTTACTTGAGTTAgtgtgaggattataacctgggaaggccttttccagaaaggaggaaagtgttccggagaagcatgggtttcagcaCAGTCTTacatctttttagaacaaaagaACATACAGtgaacacacccaggatacattttcaaagaggtatttagcACAAAtcagcaggtcaacatgaccctgatgttggaaagggactaatccagaCGTCACCAACagggcgtaggaggggaagtctgcGTTCTTATCAGAAGGGTGCAttctttaatggataagcagatggACAATATGTGTTTGACAGGCATACACCAGGCTTTCTAGTccaagccgaatcagttttgaacccaaatacttaccccatatacctcaacaTGTGAAAACCTCttaacagaatgaatgaatgaatgaatgaatgttctcCACCCTCACCCAGGTCTGACTTCCCCCAAAATTGACCCATTGTGAACTGCCTGGGACTTTGCATGTCATTTGAGCACAGAATAGTTCAGCAAGACTTTGAAGCAGAAGGCAAAGAATCTTGTGTTACTGCATCAAATCAGAATGTTACTGAAAACGTCCTCGCTCTGAGAGCCCGCATGGGATGAGGGCAAACCTGCAGGATTTCACTACCCCCGCCTCTGCACAGCTCGCAGGCCGAGCACCGGGGCTGTGGTCTGCAGGCAGGAACCCTAGGAAGTCTGGCCCCAGGGAAGCTGCACGTGGAGCCCACCAGGCAGGACGACGCCTTGGACAAGACGACCAGAGGTCCCCTGAGCAACCTGACCTCCCGGCCCTGCCCGCCTGCTGGCACCCCAGAGGAGGACCCGCTCTCAGAGACGTGGACAAAGGGAAGTGGCCCAGCCTCGGCGGgcgtctcagacacaccagatcggcctggggttcatggggtgggggggagaggcAGACAGGAATGGGAGTGTCCACGGAGGTCTCAAGGCAGCCTGTCTCAGCTTGACCGCATGTTGGTCTGTGAGAGTACGAGGTCTGCCTCACTCCCCACTTTCACACATTCAGAGGTGGCCTTTCTAGAACGTTTCCGGGAAGCCTCTCGAGCTCTACCACCCAAATGCTGATCTGtcaccccaacccccaccctgccTCTCCTGCCCACTCCTCCCGGCCTTTTGGGACAACAGGACGCCTCATCCTCTTTGCTCTTCCAACCACTTTTCTAATGAAAGCCACTTTTCcatggctctccctgctcccgtGTGTGTGAGACCCAGGCTTCCTGAGACTCAGTCCTcagccctctctgctctccagggcTTCTGGCAGCTCATCCTGACAGTTTCAGCTACAGCTCTGTGCTGATGACTCCTTGGTTGACATCTCTGGTCTGGACCAGGTGCTCAGGCTCACCCCTGAATCTCAGGAGTGTTTGTGGGTGTAGGAGAGGAACCAATCTTCCCTCTACCctctgagttcttggctgaggCCCCGTAACAAAAAGctagattaacaagagaaaaacagtctGTTAGTGGCATGCAGTGCACATCATGCAGAGAACCTGAACCAACATAACTCAAAATGGAGGCCCAGAATCCAGCCTGTAGAGTGCCTTCCACAGAGAACAACACTGTGCAGAGGAGTGACAGGACACGCAGTCTTGGTCTTCCAGGGCGGCAACcgtgggcagggagaggcagtGCAGGGAGCAGTGGAGAAGGTCCGTGTGCAGAGTCCTCTATCGCCCTTGGCTGATGAGAGTCTGTCTCCAGGAAAAGGAGAGTTTAAATCTTGCCTTTAGGCAGAAAAGGGGGAGATTTTCCTGGGTTTGCTGCTccttaattgccttcagctcaaaataatttttatgtcatagGCACCTTTTGGGGGGACATATTCTGGCTCCCTTCATGGGCTACATCTTCCATCACCGCAAACCCGGCATGTCCCAAACTTGACCCTTCGTCTTCCCAGCGGGAATGCACGCTCCTGTCTCTGTGCCCACGCCATCTTCCTCAGATCCTGACACTCCTGAGGTCACCTTGAAGCCATCCGTCTCCTCTTCATCCCATCTTGCATCCACCACCTCTGCGGGTCGTTTCGGTGAACTCTCTCTGGACTTTGTCCTCCAGTTAGGACTATTTCCATGGTAAGTGACAAAACCTCAACCCTACCTGGCTCAGCACCAGAAGGAAGGTAAGGGCTCACATGTGTGTAGAGCCAGATGCTGCCCTTGAGAGACGTCCTCAGGAGCTGCCCTTCTCCTCTGGCTCTGCTGTTTCTGTGTCACTGCCGTCAGGCAGGCTTCTCCCTGCCTGCCCAGCTGCATGCTCCCCGTGACCGAGGACATTCCGACCCACCCCTATTCCATGTCTGCTGTGACGCAAAATAACCAAGAACCATctatagagaagagaaataaggtgagtctATTACGAGCCAAACTGAGGATTCtaacctgggaaggccttagaCAGCGTTCctgagaagcatggttttcagaaCAGTTTTGTATCTTTTTAGGACAAAGAACACACATTAAACACatccaggatacattttcatcaaaatttcaaacagGTATTTAGttcaaattagcaggtcaacatgaccccgatgtcaggaaagggactaatatggCGTTACCAAGAGCGCTAGAAGTGGCAGTCTGCATTCTCATCTTGAGAGGGGGCATTCCTTAATGGATGAGCAGATACACAATGTGTGTTTGATAAGCTATAAGCcaggctttctagttcaagctgaatcacttttgaacccaaatagttaccccatataccttaATATGTGAAAACCTCTTGTCACTGCTATTAAAATTGATCTCTACTGGCCTTGTTATGCTTTTAATGCTAAGTCATGAAATTCCAGAGCctgacctaaaaaaaaaaaaaaaaagcaagtcttCATAATGAACAGAAAGtctgagaaagagaggagggagacgTTCTCTCCCGGGGCAGACCTCTTTACAGTTAACACTTGTTAGAAAAGATCTGATTTAATGGGGCGTTAACTTGATAACATTCACTAGAATATCAAACTTGTTTTTCTGTGCAATAGGGACTTTGGCAGATATTCCAAAGTGTTACCAATTTGTTCTGTTCACTGTCTTTGGAAGAACAAGTTGAACACAGAGGTCTGGTAAAACTGCTAAGACTTTAAAACATGTTGCAAGTTGTGAAAATGAAACCAGAGCAGCCTGTGTCTctgacttattttcttatttgaacaCATTGGCTTGGTAATCACTTTGAAATTGCCACCTCTGCGTTTCTGAAACCATATAAACTCTTGCAagcattttaggctttgtgggccacgtGGTCTCTTTTGCaactgttgatgcaaataatccataaccaatctataaatcaaaattggggtgagtttatcaTGACTCAGATCTGAAGACCACATAGCCCAGGAGAGTCCTTTcccaaaggaacagagcactccaaagaagtggggtgtacagggTGGTTATACACCATCAGAGAGCATGCATCACCCGTGAtcggaatgtcccttttacaatagtcacgagattgctttGTCGGCACAGCAATTCGGTGAACAGAGCAGGTCTGTGGTCTTGAGGAGAggggtcacaaggtgagcacagcaggtcagtaattaatccttagtttagggagagacgCTTGTCCTAAGGAAAGGGGGAcattacatccctatctttaggggcatcattcttgtATTTGGGatgcagtaaatatttaaagtagataTCCAATACATGCCCGACAGGCCAcatcaggtccttttggaaaaacgAGCTCAGGCCGGATTAGTTTTACACCAAGTGGCTTCTTCAgatactccaatatatcccattgcttgtcatttatttatcacaactATTCAAATCTGCCCTCAAATCTGCACCAAAGCAGCCAGTGagaaatgggtgtggctgtgtttggaCACCACTTTACTTATGGACatggaaatgtgaatttcatataaactCCTGTCATGAAGTAGTCATGCAGCacacgacgtttcagtcaatgacagaccgtgTATACTACAGGACGACAGTCctataagattagcaccataaaGCCTGGCgtgtagtgggctgtaccatcCAGGTCTGTGTAAGTCACCCTGTGACGTTCATAcgatgatgaaatcacctaaggatgcacctctcagaacgtgtccccgtcattaagtgacacgtgaccatattcttcctttgatttttcaactcttttttttttaaagattggcacctgagctaacaactgttgccaatcttttttttttctgcttttttcctccccagatccccccactatatagctgtatattttagctgtggcatgtgggaagccgcctcactGTGGcatgacgagtggtgccatgtccacaccaggatccgaaccagcgaaaccctgggccgcagaagcagatcgcgagaacttaaccacttggccacggggccggcccccgatttttcaactatttaaaaatatataaaccgTTCCTCTCTCTCATCTGCACTGAGCACTCTGTCTAGCACTGTCTTCCCCGTTTATTCACAGGGCTAATTCTTGACCTCCTTCACGTCTCTACATTTCACCTTCCCAATGAGGTCTGACAGGCCCATCCTGCACCATTTCCCACTGCCCCCACGTCCACTCCTCATTCACCTGACCTCGTTATGATTTTCCCACAGGACTTATCATCTTCCAAAGTACTAAATAACTTAGTTATAATGAtactgtttctcttcccttgccaGATGGCAGTCTCTCCCAGGGCTTGGTTTTGCGTCTAGGTTCACAGATGCGTCCAGGGCGCCTAGAAGATGGCCTCGCAGGCAGAGGACAGTTTTAACAACTTTGCTGAACAAACAGGTGGACTAATGACCCAGCAAACCTCGATCAACTATTAGACTGGAGAGCAGTTCGTTTGATGATAAAAGTTGGTTTTCCCTTCTGCAAGTGCATTCAGATACTTCATTTAAGACAGGCCAAAGGACTCCTTCAAATGTGCgcggaaaaagacaaaaagacttCCAAATAAAAAGAGGTTGAATGCTTACAACCTCCTGTACTTCTTTTCCAAAAGTAGCTTCGTCCTCTGCTCAGGTCTGGTGGGTCCCTCTCCCTACTTGGGGTGGCCATGGCTGGTGACCAGACAGTCTCAAGTGGCTACACCTTAGGGCCTGAAGAAGGGAGACAAGGTCAACTTAGTGTTTTGCATTAAAGGATCAATTCcagaaaacaagatttaaaagcTGCTTTTCCAAGCTTTGGGAAGAAATGCGTGACGCGCAGTTGCATATCCGTGTCCCTTTATCACCTCCCTTCCGTGGGCAGCttgtttcctccttcctttcgGCGGGTCCTCCATCAATTGCCGGCCTACCGAGCCACCGCGTGCGGTCACGGCAGCGCCCCCAGAGCCGGGCCTCTCGTGCTCCGCGGCCTCTGGACGGGAGGCCGCAACGTGACCGCACACGCGGCCTTGTGCGACCCGGCGCCCTGGCCCCACACCACCGTCCGCCGTCGCCCCGGGACCCCCGGGCTCGCCCGCACCTGCGGCGCGCGGACGCGGACACGTGCGCGGCTACACGTGGGAGCGGCCCCTGGGCGCCCGCAGCCCGCCGCCCGGCCAGGCGCGCTCCGGCGCGTCCCTCCGCCCTCCCCCGCCTGTGCCCCCGGCCCAGCCCCGCggcgcgcccgccccgcccgcacTCCGGGAGGAGGTCTTCAGCCGGCCACGCTCGCCTCCATCTAGAAGGCCCGGGACGGAGCGCCGGCCGCCGGGGCGGCGCGTGTGGAGGGGCAGGAGCGCGCGCCCGTGTCGGTGTGCGCGTGTCCGTGTCTTGCGCGCGCAGCCGGGGGAGGCCGCGGTCCCGGGACCCTCCGACTGGTCCGCGGGAAGCCCGGGCCTCGCGCCGCCAGCCAGGCCCCCGTGGCCCCGGAGCCGACGACGAGCGCGCCGGAGCCCGGGACCGCGACCCCGGCCAGGCGGAGGCGCCGGCCGCGCGCAGCGCCCACGGCGAGCACGTGGCACCCGCCCCGCCGCGTCTGTTTCTGCGCGACCAGGAAGCGCACAATAAAATTTGCTTGAGCGTCGACGTGCGCGACGTGGCCCCGCCTCCCTGGCCCGAGCCGCGATTGGTCGGCGTCCGCGGCGGCGGCCGGCCGGGAGCCACGATTGGCGGAAGCCACCGTCACTCCGGGGTGCCCCGCGCCGGCCCGCCCTCCGGCCGCGTCGCCCACGCCTGCGCGCGTCCCGCTCGCCTCCCGGTCCCGGCGGAGCCCGGGCCCGAGCGCAGCGGCACCATGTTCCGGCGCAAGCTGACGGCCCTGGACTACCACAACCCAGCGGGCTTCAACTGCCGGGGTGAGCGCGCCCGGCCCCGGCCTCGGCCCGCCCGGCCCCCGACCTCCGGCCCGCCCTGACCCCGGACCTCCGGCCTCCGGTCCCCAGACTCTGCGGCCCCcggccccccacccaccccgacCCCCGGCCTCCCCGGCCCCCGACCCTTCCGCCTCCGGTGCCCAGACTCTTTGGCCCCCGGCCCCGACCCTTCGGCCTCCAGTCCCTCCGCCCCTGGTCTCCGCCCGACCGCGGCGGCGCCGTCTGGGCCCGGGCTTCGTCCGCCCCGCCGTGCGCTGTGGGCGGCCCGGGAGTCGGGGTCCAGGCCGGCGGGGCGGACGGGGCGGCCCTCGGCCTCGCCCCGGAGGTGTGCTGCGTGGACGGCGGCGTGTCGGTCCCCTCCGGGCGGAGCGCTGCGGCGTGTCTGGTTCGGCCAGGTGTCCGCGCGCGGACGTTCCCCCGTGACTCCTCTCCGCCCGGGGAGCCGGGCCGCGCGGGCGCCGTTTCTCGCCGTTTCCCCGTCGCTGTCGGCCGCCCTCCCCGCAGCGCGCGGCCCCGCGGCCCCGACTGTCGCCTGGACGCGAGGCGCAGCAGGTGCCGCCCGCGGCCGCCCGCCGGGCCGGGGCTTGGGCTCGGGCCGCGGTGTGGACGCGGTTTCGGCTCCGCTGGGGGCCGCGCGGTCACCCGCTGTCGGGGGTTCGGTCCCGCAAAGGCGGCGTGCGGTCCCGCGCTTCGAGCGACGCGTGTCCTGTGCTTGTTGCAGATGAGACGGAGTTTAGGAACTTCATCGTGTGGCTTGAAGACCAGAAGATCAGACACTACAAAATCGAAGATAGAGGGAACTTAAGGAACATCCACAGCAGCGACTGGCCcaagttctttgaaaaggtaacgGCACGGAGAGCTGTCCCGAAAGTCATATGGAGACGAGCTTGGAATTACTTTgttgtttgaaaataaatgaaaatggtaatGATCCGTGTCAGAAAAGCTGCATTTCAGGGATTTAACTTTTTCTTAGcgtgtttctctgtttttaaagcaaattatttaCCAAACTTCCAGTACTAGATAGAAATAGTTTCGTACAGAAACACTGCGAGGTTTCAACAGTGACACACATTCTACAAATGGTAAAAATGGCCCAAATTAGAATTTTTACATTAGAATAAAAACGTGGCAGTAACACAGTTAGAGTATTATATTAACGTAGGACGTTACTGACGTGCTTGAGAATTAAGATGATGTCTTGTTGATGTCTCGTTATGCTTACGTAAGATACACAGATGTCACGTGTTGTGTACAATAcaaataatctaaataaaaaaAAGGTCTGTATGTGTGACTTATTGTGGCCAGAATAGTTGTCCCATTGATGTAGTTTAATTTTGGgaacatttttagaattattttcaaattagaataaaaatcgATATTTTACAGTATCATTATTTACATTAAACATTTTCATTGCCTATGTTTGTTACTTTGATGAGTAAGGTATTtcgttttaaaaatatgaaaagcaactaaatttttcatttgctgGAGCAAAGCGATTaggtacttgactttctccttAGAATCAGAGATTTTATGAATTAGAGAATTGTGTAAGTTACACACTAGCCCTGTGACCACGGGCGGGTTTACTaccctttctgtgtctcagtgaTGTTGTCAGTAAATGGGGTAATACCATACCTGTGTTGGGTGGCGTGTGCTGTTGGTGAGTGAGGCGCACCTGTTCACAGAGCTCGTGCTGTGTGCTCGTTGCTGCCATCGCCTCTACCACCACCGTTGCTACCCTGgcttattttcctttgcttttaaaaagtatttttgaagtttttgatAGTCATCTTAAGACGAAATATATTGTTAggattttatatttgtttatagcAATCGTATCTTACTTATGGTTCATTCACGTGTACCAGACAGTGTAAATTTCCACGTGTGGAAGGGTATTTGAAGAATGTAAACACTCTCTGATGGGAACGCCAGAAGCAAGTTGCAGGATGCTGAGAGATGTTGGCACTTGCCGTGCAGACAGGCATTCTCCTGCACGTGGGCTCTTGGAATGATGACAGCGTTGCTCAAAGCGTATTTGGAACTTCTTCTAGAGTAACTTTTAGCTCATGAGACATCTTTTGAATACCCTTGATGTTGACAGTTTTCACACTTGGAAGGTGGACTTGGGTTTTGCATCGTGACCAAATCTTGTGTATGGGGTGTTGTTTTTAAAGCAAGGGGatacaatttttgtttaaaaaattagttacAGCTAAAAAGTGCTGGTTCTTTAACTATTTCCAAAGAGGAGTTCCAGCAGTTTTGAGTGATAGCATTGTTGCTAGAGTCAGATTTTAAACTCCTCGGAGACTCATGTGAAGGACGGTGCTCATTTGGATATGCAGCTTCGGCTTTTAGTATAACACTTGGTTGCATTCCACGCATGTGTCACGCGGCTTGCTGTGTTCAGTGGCATTCCGTGATGCAAAAGCTAAGGTTTAGGTAATAGTTGGTTTCTTTGTATGTCCTCTTTTCTAAAGTCCTTTCCATTTAATTGCTCTGCGTGCATCGAGACCTGATCAGGAAGTCTGGGTTCAGGCCCAGGTCCAG harbors:
- the RTRAF gene encoding RNA transcription, translation and transport factor protein; its protein translation is MRDAQLHIRVPLSPPFRGQLVSSFLSAGPPSIAGLPSHRVRSRQRPQSRASRAPRPLDGRPQRDRTRGLVRPGALAPHHRPPSPRDPRARPHLRRADADTCAATRGSGPWAPAARRPARRAPARPSALPRLCPRPSPAARPPRPHSGRRSSAGHARLHLEGPGRSAGRRGGACGGAGARARVGVRVSVSCARSRGRPRSRDPPTGPREARASRRQPGPRGPGADDERAGARDRDPGQAEAPAARSAHGEHVAPAPPRLFLRDQEAHNKICLSVDVRDVAPPPWPEPRLVGVRGGGRPGATIGGSHRHSGVPRAGPPSGRVAHACARPARLPVPAEPGPERSGTMFRRKLTALDYHNPAGFNCRDETEFRNFIVWLEDQKIRHYKIEDRGNLRNIHSSDWPKFFEKYLRDVNCPFKIQDRQEAIDWLLGLAVRLEYGDNAEKYKDLVPDNTKNADNAAKNAEPLINLDVNNPDFKAGVMALANLLQIQRHDDYLVMLKAIRILVQERLTQDAVAKANQTKEGLPVALDKHILGFDTGDAVLNEAAQILRLLHIEELRELQTKINEAIVAVQAIIADPKTDHRLGKVGR